The DNA segment GTACGcacccaagactttcactcaccacaagtggtgatgtgacaataaaagtgagttgagttgagttaattaGTGAGCTTTTTTCACTCACCAATGTCAATATATTTGGAGTCCTGGGGGGTTCCAATGGAGTTACACAACACCAAAACATACTACAAaaagagaacaaagaaattttattTCTCTTTACTGCATGATTACAGCACTCAAATCAGCATTAGATAAATATCTGATATCTTTTTGCATATGTTTATAATACCTTTCTCCTCTTAGACGGATCCATAGGGGGCTTTTGATATGACAGCTCATCAAATGCCTGTGGTAAAGAGGTTGGCTCTTAAGAACAGCTTTCTCAAAGTTCACTTACAGAACCAATGAGtttgaacaaatacattttcattttgggttaactatcccttaaaaTATTCAACAACAGCTTCATGATAGAATCTCGGGTTTTCATTATCTATTAAAATCTGCTTTCCACTGCATTTGGTTTAAAAAGGGTGTTTTTACCACAGTTGATCCAGACTCTGCTTCTGTATCCTCCTGTTTATGATGATAAAAAAGACAATCGTACACAGTTAGCACTTGATGAGATCGTCCCTCAAACAGATACAACATACATCTGAACAGCAGTTAAATAACcatttaactgtttatttaacatttaacagtGTATTTGCAGTTTGTGTACCTGTGGGTGTGTGTCATCTGCTTTGGTTGCCAAGATGCAGAAATCCCCGCAAGTGGTGATGGACATGAGACTCTTGACGTATTTGACAAACTTCTCATTATTCTTAGTATCCCAGAAGACCACGCTGTACTCCAGCCTATCAGGACGTGTGTATGCATACACCACAGTATTACTGCAGTAACCCCACTACAGAAGCAGAGGAACATATGCTAGATCAGAGATGCTCAATGGAATTCAACGACAGCTGTTTTAGTACACAACCATTCTTGATGTTTAATGAGGTTTGGATTGGGGTCATCTGCATCTTTTCGAATCCTGTTTATTTGAGCAGACAGACAATAACACTGACATTATGGTGATCTCCAAATTATGACAGGAAGCAGACAAGAGTTACATCTGTGACATTCATCCATGGTCTCCAAACAGAtcttacatgtttttttcaccTTATGCCcatcaataaattaatttaatgaagCCTAATAAAACGTAATTACTTTGTAATCTGGCCGAATGTTGGCAAAGTATATGAAGGAATCTACAGCCAGCCCAATTCGAAGTCCTCCACCTTCCCATGATACAGCAGTCATCTGCTTGCCTGGAACCTTCAAAGTCCGTAAGTGCTAGACATGATGAGATCACATGAGTGCATAAACAACATTTGGCATAATGGTGGTAgtatgtaaaataacaaaattccGATTTCAATAAGTGACCTGTACTCACATCTCCAAATGGTGTGTAGAAGTGAACAACGTTTATCTCCTTCTCAGCACCACTGCTTCGGTTTCCTGCTATAGCCAGAACACTGCCACAATGATTCCACTGGATACTGGCCACATGCCACATTCCCGTCTCAATAATCACAGGATCTACACAAAAAATTGAGagatttttatttgacttttttccttttcattCTCTCTGTCCTTACTGGAGTGACATAAAGAATAATttgaaatacatgttttgcttaCTGTCATCACTCTCATGCCGCATGACTTGGCAGTGCCCATTGGTGAAACAAACAGCCAGACAGGGGCAGCCTGGCTCTAGATAGCCCTCTGTGCCCGGGTACCAGTGAATACCTGCTATACTGAGGGCACCTGTTACATTCGCCAAACAACTCATGGCCATCTTCATCTGGGCACAAATAAACAGGagagttgtgttttatttgtagtgTTCAAACTGACTTTCAATAAAAGTGAAAACCTACAACATCATGAAAAGCAACTATAATAAAGCACTCACAATAAAGTTTCCCTGGTTGTCGTAGATGTGGATCTCTCTGTTGGCCATCCCAAACAGCAGGATCTTACTGTCTGGTGACCAGGCCACATGTGCCAGCTGAGTCCCCTTAAGTTCTTTACCCCAGATTCTGTTTCCTGCATGTTTACACAGTCACACTATAAACTAgccaaacaacaaaaataacaaaatgacaaagTGGAGTGGGGAGCATATCTGTGCTCACCGTCCACCGAGCCCACGATGACGGCACCATCCTCATATACAATGCAGATCTTCAGACCATCAGCATTCCAGCTCATGCTCCTAACCACTGATTTATTCCTGTTATTAATCATCTCTTCATACCAGGATCCTGTtagacacacaaaaaacattaaatcagactgatttaaaatcattaaatatAATTACTTTTCTAAATGTAATTATGTCTACCTTTGTAAAGCATCCAGACAATGATGAGCCCATTCTGGTCACTGGTGGTCAGTTTCTGGTACTGTTCATTCCACGTCACAACCTGCACTGCACCTGTACAGccaatcacagtttaaaacatcacCACATACAAACAATATATTAAAACTCATACAGGACTGAACATTTTCATCCTTCTTACCACTGTGGCCCTCCAGTGTCTGATTCATAGAGAGGTTGCTGGGAGCAGCCAGGCCTTTCAGTTTAGCATCATCTAAGACAAAACGATCATAGACGATTGTACAGCCATAGCATTTATAACTGATTCAAAACCCTGTAGAACAGTCACTGCTTGTTGAATTTATTGAAACACATGTGCATTGTATAAAActacatattttaaacagatgagacagacacagacagacagaagacaACCCTGCATGCATGTGTATCCTACCTGTGTAAGTTTCAagcttgagtacttttaaaagacCATCCTCTCCTCCACAAGCTATGAATCCCTGCTCTTTGTTCCaggacacacattttaaaatcgtATTGTTTGGAATGGCAATCTGAGGACAAACACAAAGTTCATATGCAGAAACAGCTAATATGCAGCTGTCATTATGACAAACGCATTCACAAAAAAAACCTGAATATAGATAGCCAAGCTAGACGATAGATCACAACATAAGCGTCAACAGGTTAGCTGAGAGCAAATACTTAAATTGTACTCAAAGTGATTGTGCGGTATATGTCACGCTTACCTTCTTACTgagataaataaacatattagaTTTAGCTTAGCCTCTTAGCTTGCACTAAGTTTGCTTGTCTTTCGGACGATAATGTTTTATTCTTGTTTCGACGACTTTGAGTAATATCAAATATTTCTGTATTGTTTTCCTTAAAGCAATATCGCATGTGAACACCGCTATTCAAGGCATTTAAAAGAGCGTTGTCACTTCCATGCATTTATTCTGCATCTGTAAAACGGTTTGCTTGGTTTCTAGGTAACCAGAATCCGGAAATGACGTCCATTTCGCGGGGTCACGGTATTTGTAGTCCGCATAGAAATCCACTGTATGCTTTTATCATCTcattagatttgtaaaaaaaaaagtaaaaataacaaaatatttgtaaatggtTAAACTAACTGTTTGACATcatattattatgatttaaagGTTAATAACATGActtgaaaataatttaataacgtGATTTAGATCTATTTTATAATACATTCAGAAAAAGCAAtacaaaacaatgcaaaaaaagtttccaataatatttttatttgttcataCATATTTGTACAGGCATCCATAATAAACAATATCATACAAAGGACACTATGCACACACTTTACATTTTGCTATAAAACAAGCAAAGGTAACATGTTTGATTGTCaaccttttcaaaataaaattacatttccacaagaaaacatttcaaacttaacgtgaatatataatatataaatataccataatgaaattttaaatataattttaagcactacaaataaaactaaactaacagattaaataaaacgaaaggtTTATTCTTGATGCACTAGGCATCTTAAGTGAGATTAATTGACTTTTATATTATAGTTATGAATCCCATCTTCTATTCCCGACGGATATCAAACTGTTGCACCCTGTTTGTGATGTCATCCAGTAAGAACCGTTAAGGATAAAAACAGAGATCACATCATGATCATCGGGACTGTTAGAAAACCAAGGACTGGTTTTCTAAAAGCCCAGACAGACAAGGGGCAATATGACTATATTAATAGacaacatgttaaacacataaacacttcattaaaCGCAAATACAAATGCAAGCAAAACCTAAACGCATTATTACGATGTGAAGATATTAgactacaaaaaagaaaaacaggccAGTTCAGTTAGCTGAAAGGATATGTTTGCTGGTAAGCTGCTGTATGCTGTTGTGGACCTTCTTCTGAAATGCGATCTGAGCTTCACACATGCAGGGATTCTCTGATAAACCCCCTCTCGCCTCCTCTGAAAAAGAAACAGTAAGGCTGTAAATATTTCCTTGACTTGTTATATTCAATATGGTTATTAACATTGCATGTCACTAATGATAATTTTTTAGTTTGAGTAAAAGATTTTTTGATGcgtttatcatgtttttttttataatgcatCAAAATTTTTCTCAATATTATGCATCCAATATTTGCAATTAGAtgcataatttttttatcttaaacaAACCGTTTGTCTGCTTAGCGCATGTTTTCTTATCTGAGTTGAGGACATATCCCTCCCTGCACTTGCAGAAATAAGAAGCATTGTTGTTGACACAAAAATGTTCGCAGTTGTGCCCAAGTGCACAAGCATCGAATCCTGCAAAATCAGCTGAATTAGCTAAATAAATGTCACTACTAATTATCACAGTTTTGATTCATCTAAAGATTATTTGTGTAACTTTTTTCCTGAGGAAACAATTTTGATGCTCTCTACTCTCTTACCACAGAGAGACTCCCTGAACTTGGATGTGAGTTTCTCGATTACGCCATATGTTTCCACATAGAACACATGATCTTCCATAGGCTGGCTTGCCATAAATTTAAGAGACCGCATTTCTGCTCTATCCACTCCAATGGCATATATTTCAATCCCAGAAGTCCTTGCAGCTGCTGCCACCTCTTCCACTTTATCCTGCGGTCTCCCATCGGTCACAATGATGGCCACCTTAGGGATGTTCTTCTTCTGTGGCCGCATCCCTGCTTCTTCTGTAAAAACCTGCTCCATGGCAGTTTTGATGGCCAAGCCAGTCATGGTTCCTGTAGAGAGCGGATCAATACGGGACAAAGCTTGCTTGATGTCTGCTTTGCTGAAGTACTTTTTCAGGAGGAACTCAATCTTGACAGTACTGGCGTAGTTGACCAGGGCCGCTCGCGTGGCATCTGAGCCAATATCCAGCGAGTTAACCATATCGGAAAGGAATATTTTCACCTTCTCAAACTCGGCAGGGCGAACGCTACGAGAACTGTCAATTATGAAGACCAGGTCCAGCGGCCGGCTCTTGCAGAGTTCGGCTGGAGCTGTGAAGGGGAGAAATTGGAAATACAGTTTTCATTATTGCCATTTTTTGTCAGGGTGATGTTTTAATATGGTAAATAAGCAATCATCAAAAATTGTAAATAACTGCAAAGCATGTGGTgcttaaataaattaatatttaaattcttCGTAAGAAAGAGATGCTTCTCAGTATACAGCACTGACAGGAAATATCAAAgacacataaatatttttttatatttcaattgTTTCTCCTAGAGAGTAATGAGATTAGAACCATAAAAACGTGTTTTGCTTAGAACTCCTGCTTGTCTCCAAAAATTGTCTTCAAAGAAATAGTCCAATGTATTTGTATAGAGTTTCACAAGAGATGTGAAATGATCAGTTGTGCGGCTCTCTGTTGTTCCTGTTTTTTACACAACTGTTtcatttgtatgtatttttgtgttttgtatgaaATGTTAGGTGAAACTTATGACACGATTGATccgtaaataaaatataacagagaTCTCAATAAATTCTCCTGTGCTATGAAAGCACTAAAATTTTCTTTGGGGTTAATCCAATCTGTTATACAAGGTTAAAGCTGCATTTTTGTGAACAATAAGCTtagatttattaaaataatcacattattGGTACATGGCTGTTTGTGTTCAGATATATTTCACAACCTTGTTTGTTTAATACTAAACAACCCTTCAGTTTAAATGAATTCCCCTGCAAGAAAGAGAGATAAGATTATTTAAAGGAACTGAAGACAGAATGTTCTTCTTCCCCCTGTGGGGTAGGATGGGTCTACCTGGGACCGTGGGAGGTTCAGCAGGGGCAGTTGTGGCACGAGTGGTACTGACCGGTGGATGAGTGGTTGTACTCTGTGTTGGAGGAGGTGGGGGAAAGGTGGCTACCGTGGTGAGTGGTGGCATGGGCACTGTTGGGGCAggtgatgtcactggtgttcTGGGTGTTGTTGGCACAACGGTTTGGACAGGTGAGATGGGTCGGATGGGTATGACAGGTGAGATGGGTCGAACGGGTAAGACAGGTGAGATGGGTTGGACAGGTAAAACAGGATGGTGGTAATTAAAAGGAGGCCCTTTCCAGGGTGGCCGCTGCTGATGATggtgaggatgatgatgatgatagcCATGAAACCTGTGATTAAAGCCATGAGCTTCGATTGGTTAGAgagggaaagaaaaaaaagagagcaGAACAGAAGGCagaatgaagagagagagagacagaggaagaaagataaaaaataacatgaaaaggTGCGGGGAAAAGCACCAAGTAAAGCTATTTCTCTGATGGTTTAAAGCAAGATGTGGTTGTGATGATCAATGACACTTTTTGATTTTATAGCAAAAACAAGAGCTACAGTAGCCAGGCTAAAGGTCTTGTTCAAGCACTAGTAAAAAGTCATAACGGTCTCTAATCCATTGTTAAGCACATGtgttaataaaaccacactaaTGTTGTAATAGTGTGAAGTTCAGTTACATATCACACAGGACTTGGTACCTTTTGCACTCTAAAGAGAATTGTCAAAATATTTCTCAAAtgggttttttttatataatgttcATACAGGTACTTGACAAATAAGCcgcacatgtgtcctatggtgtgatagcaaaaattagaaaaaaattaagataaatctctcttatgccagtttatataataaatataaattatataaaattatatacagTTCTCTAAATtgttgctgtcacaccataggacacgtggtatggtttatttgtcaactatacCCCAATGCAATTTTTCATTCATTAGTCTGAATTTTGTATTGCATGAAAACATTAAcagtttcacatttatttttaaataggcTAACATTCAATAACTCAATCCAACTACTTAGATTacattaatataataatgtcCATACCTCCAAAATTAATAGAGTTCCCCTGTCCAGGCATATTAGGAGGGAAGTGAGATCTCTGGCGGTCCACGTACAGCTGGTTCTGGTTCCGTATGTATGGGCCATACGTGCCTTGTACCCCCATTAAAAACCCAgagaaataaaagacaaaaaggcTAATAAAGCGCGTCATGTTGATAAGGATAGACTATAGTAGTTCTTGTGCCTATTCTGACCCGCGGTTTTGGCAGGAGAAGACTTTCACGTATTTTAAAGCAGCTGGCCCCCGATCCTCCAACATCAGCCAATCCAAGCAAGTGGGTTTGACTGGGCGGGCGTTTGGTCTTTCATAAAGATGGGCAACAGTAGAATGACACTAAAAATCACTAGAACGacacacatttcacaaaaaTTAAAGGCTAAACAACTAAATAATTGCAATTCGAAAAACAAAAAggttgttttctttgcaatatttgaggtttacaaaaatacaaagcattctgttattttgacctgtttctccagttctcattttctgcaaataaatgcaacatttgcattatatttttattttaaatttgggagaaatattgttcattttacctaaacacatacctataactggtaaattcagaaaaactacaATGGGAAATTCctgaaacattaaaaaaacatattaataCCAAAAATAGATTAATAATGtgacatttcaaaatataattttgtgtttactgtatatacaaataaaaaatccctAAAAATTAAGGCTGAACAATATAATTACCAATAGcctacaaaaaacaaaaacgtttgATATACATAGTACACAAAGTAAGCTATATAATGTTGAATAAAAAGTTTATTCGCTAATGGACATAACCTTTTAATTTTAAGAGATTTAGTACTATTTATCTATAATAATACCCACATGATAATACATCCGGCATGTAGAGGGCGCTATCATAAATACACTACAGCAGCAGCATCTGCGGGTTTGCTTTTACTCTGCTCGTTTGTCAGTtggagaaaagagagaaaatatcTCTCAGCTCGGGAGGTAAAAAATCGTATTTTTGtcagttttattttgtgttaaagaTTATGTTAGTGAtgtatttgctttttttgttggtaaggttttattctGAAGTAACTTCCTTCCGTTGCTGACGTGGAAACACtgtttatccagattttgaatATGCTGTCATGATAAGCATAGGTCATATCCTTACTAACGTTAATTATACTATTTTACTCCTTATTCCTTGGTTACATTTCGTCTGGGTTTCGCTccttaaatgatttatttccaAAACTGTAACTTACACACACAGGTCCTTTGGCACTATAAAGTTTAGACAACCTGTCACCTGTCATTAAGTGCATATGCATATTTAC comes from the Triplophysa rosa linkage group LG9, Trosa_1v2, whole genome shotgun sequence genome and includes:
- the matn3b gene encoding matrilin-3b isoform X1, whose translation is MTRFISLFVFYFSGFLMGVQGTYGPYIRNQNQLYVDRQRSHFPPNMPGQGNSINFGAPAELCKSRPLDLVFIIDSSRSVRPAEFEKVKIFLSDMVNSLDIGSDATRAALVNYASTVKIEFLLKKYFSKADIKQALSRIDPLSTGTMTGLAIKTAMEQVFTEEAGMRPQKKNIPKVAIIVTDGRPQDKVEEVAAAARTSGIEIYAIGVDRAEMRSLKFMASQPMEDHVFYVETYGVIEKLTSKFRESLCEEARGGLSENPCMCEAQIAFQKKVHNSIQQLTSKLDDITNRVQQFDIRRE
- the matn3b gene encoding matrilin-3b isoform X2, with amino-acid sequence MTRFISLFVFYFSGFLMGVQGTYGPYIRNQNQLYVDRQRSHFPPNMPGQGNSINFGAHGFNHRFHGYHHHHPHHHQQRPPWKGPPFNYHHPVLPVQPISPVLPVRPISPVIPIRPISPVQTVVPTTPRTPVTSPAPTVPMPPLTTVATFPPPPPTQSTTTHPPVSTTRATTAPAEPPTVPAPAELCKSRPLDLVFIIDSSRSVRPAEFEKVKIFLSDMVNSLDIGSDATRAALVNYASTVKIEFLLKKYFSKADIKQALSRIDPLSTGTMTGLAIKTAMEQVFTEEAGMRPQKKNIPKVAIIVTDGRPQDKVEEVAAAARTSGIEIYAIGVDRAEMRSLKFMASQPMEDHVFYVETYGVIEKLTSKFRESLCGFDACALGHNCEHFCVNNNASYFCKCREGYVLNSDKKTCAKQTNEEARGGLSENPCMCEAQIAFQKKVHNSIQQLTSKLDDITNRVQQFDIRRE